One genomic window of Methanobrevibacter gottschalkii DSM 11977 includes the following:
- a CDS encoding ZPR1 zinc finger domain-containing protein → MEINEMIIKCPACSVEGVAKSIMKEIEIPHFGKVLETTIQCPDCGFKHSDIIALEQNDPARYVIEINKNNLSVRVVRSQSATVLIPELGVKVEPGPKSEGYVTNVEGILTRFEDAVKKALNLFDDDASQENGTNTLKEIQNLKKGNGTATLIILDPFGQSNVVSDNVEISEIPENELNTLKTGFSHIEE, encoded by the coding sequence ATGGAAATTAATGAAATGATTATAAAATGTCCTGCTTGCTCTGTTGAAGGTGTTGCCAAATCAATAATGAAAGAAATCGAAATACCTCATTTTGGAAAAGTTTTAGAAACAACAATACAATGTCCTGATTGCGGATTTAAACATAGCGACATTATAGCCTTAGAGCAAAATGATCCTGCCAGATATGTTATTGAAATAAATAAAAACAATTTATCCGTCAGAGTTGTTAGATCACAGTCAGCAACTGTTTTAATCCCCGAACTTGGTGTTAAAGTAGAACCTGGTCCAAAATCTGAAGGGTATGTAACAAATGTTGAAGGTATCCTCACTCGTTTTGAAGATGCAGTTAAAAAAGCTTTAAACTTATTTGATGATGATGCTTCACAAGAAAACGGAACAAATACTCTTAAAGAAATACAAAATCTTAAAAAAGGAAACGGAACTGCAACTTTAATTATTTTAGATCCATTTGGTCAAAGTAATGTTGTAAGTGATAATGTTGAAATTTCCGAAATTCCTGAAAATGAATTAAATACATTAAAAACAGGTTTTAGTCATATAGAAGAATAA
- a CDS encoding 3H domain-containing protein, producing the protein MRKPYVILIGSASGIGKSTISAELAKALNIKHLIESDFIRAVVRGIIGKEYAPALHSSSYDAYKHIRNKSRYDSYDELVSAGFDDHASYVIPALEKIIQRAITDYDDIIIEGVHLVPGLINIEQFRDEANIYFFILISDEESHKERFVKRAIQIHRGGKQLDFFKENRIIHDHLLTQAQNNNVTIIDTESIESSLEGILSIINKSCTTIKLINTIDELEDVVDIISNKNNGTLEKITYNIKGFKEPLIRNIDVYDTKSANRFINSINENKDKKEYLSQLYELSEFREARICASNQDNLDKIIKELQNKGYVLDE; encoded by the coding sequence ATGAGAAAACCTTATGTTATACTGATTGGAAGTGCATCAGGAATTGGAAAATCAACTATTTCTGCTGAACTTGCAAAAGCATTAAATATAAAACATTTAATTGAAAGTGATTTTATAAGAGCCGTTGTTCGCGGTATTATTGGTAAAGAATATGCTCCTGCTCTTCACAGCTCATCTTATGATGCATACAAACATATTAGAAATAAAAGCAGATACGACAGTTATGATGAACTTGTATCTGCCGGATTTGATGATCACGCATCATATGTAATTCCTGCTCTGGAAAAGATTATTCAAAGAGCAATTACCGATTATGATGATATCATTATTGAAGGAGTTCATCTCGTTCCAGGATTAATAAATATAGAACAGTTTAGAGATGAAGCAAATATTTATTTTTTCATTTTAATTTCTGATGAAGAGTCTCATAAAGAAAGATTTGTTAAAAGAGCTATTCAGATCCACAGAGGTGGAAAACAGCTAGATTTCTTTAAAGAGAATAGAATCATACATGACCACTTATTGACTCAAGCTCAAAATAATAATGTTACCATCATAGATACAGAATCCATTGAATCAAGTTTAGAGGGAATCTTATCCATAATAAATAAATCATGCACAACAATCAAATTAATTAACACAATTGATGAATTAGAAGATGTTGTTGATATCATAAGCAATAAAAACAACGGTACTCTTGAAAAAATTACATATAACATTAAAGGATTTAAAGAACCATTAATTAGAAATATTGATGTTTACGATACAAAATCCGCAAATAGATTTATAAATAGTATTAATGAAAATAAAGATAAAAAAGAATACTTATCACAATTATACGAATTATCTGAATTCAGAGAGGCCAGAATTTGCGCTTCAAATCAAGATAACTTAGATAAAATCATAAAAGAATTACAAAATAAAGGATATGTTTTAGATGAATGA
- a CDS encoding carboxypeptidase-like regulatory domain-containing protein — MKKFYKAVLLLTFCFFICLDCVCAVSDNVVENDTLSVDCQVGELCSDTIEVSSDNYYIDNNVVNSSDINFTDVYSGNVVKKVKSTVKTSITAKDITKYFQDGTSVKAYLKNSNGKVLSGKKITVTYSGKTYSRTTDSKGCVSWDVKKGPGTYSVKFSFKASGYKSSSKTAKVTVKAMPTTLTANNLVFTYGDTNNKLKATLKNKKGKSIVNKTVVFNFSGKKYIKKTNSKGVACLTITAKPKTYPTAISFTNANYVTSKKNNNSNS; from the coding sequence GTGAAGAAGTTTTATAAAGCAGTTTTATTGTTGACTTTTTGTTTTTTTATTTGTTTGGACTGTGTTTGTGCAGTTTCAGATAATGTAGTTGAAAATGATACTTTAAGTGTTGATTGTCAAGTAGGAGAATTGTGCTCGGATACTATTGAAGTTTCATCAGATAACTATTATATTGATAATAATGTTGTTAATTCATCAGATATTAACTTTACAGATGTTTATTCCGGTAATGTTGTGAAAAAAGTTAAATCTACAGTTAAAACATCGATTACTGCAAAAGATATAACTAAATATTTTCAAGATGGTACAAGTGTTAAAGCTTATTTGAAAAATTCAAATGGTAAAGTTTTATCTGGAAAAAAGATCACTGTTACTTATTCTGGTAAAACTTACTCTCGTACAACTGATTCCAAAGGTTGTGTTAGTTGGGATGTTAAAAAAGGGCCTGGAACCTATTCGGTGAAATTTTCTTTCAAAGCAAGTGGTTATAAAAGCAGCAGTAAAACAGCAAAAGTTACAGTAAAAGCAATGCCAACAACATTAACAGCCAATAATCTTGTTTTTACATATGGTGATACAAACAATAAATTAAAAGCAACACTAAAAAATAAAAAAGGCAAATCAATTGTTAATAAAACAGTTGTTTTTAATTTCAGTGGTAAAAAATATATTAAGAAAACGAATTCTAAAGGAGTTGCGTGTCTAACAATTACTGCAAAACCAAAAACATACCCTACAGCCATCTCATTTACAAATGCTAATTATGTTACAAGCAAAAAAAACAATAACAGTAACAGTTAA